From one Alicyclobacillus acidocaldarius subsp. acidocaldarius Tc-4-1 genomic stretch:
- a CDS encoding inositol monophosphatase family protein, with amino-acid sequence MLEASYVSLASAAFRAARAAGDHMIRRYRTELVVETKSSLADVVTDVDRACEEAIRHTLSDAFPHHRILGEEGVRPGREAAVEALADCLDCPDLWIVDPLDGTTNFVHQLPLSVVSIAYARDGEVRVGVVLDPYRGEWFYALRGQGAYAAGHRDVEAWLAAPSEDWPGKRMRVSGVCDLRRAVMATGLPVRHRDRTRVMQRAADVIAEVKSLRTLGAAALHLAYVAAGRIDVFWEFDLNAWDIAAGALLVQEAGGVIQSMEGEPYSLRVRDVCAGSDGEMLRALGARLVSE; translated from the coding sequence ATGTTGGAGGCGTCTTACGTTTCGCTCGCCTCGGCCGCGTTTCGAGCCGCACGCGCGGCGGGCGATCACATGATCAGGCGCTATCGGACCGAGTTGGTGGTGGAGACGAAATCGTCGCTGGCTGATGTGGTGACCGACGTCGATCGCGCCTGCGAGGAGGCGATCCGCCATACACTCTCCGACGCGTTTCCCCATCATCGCATTCTGGGGGAAGAGGGCGTCCGCCCCGGGCGGGAAGCGGCGGTCGAAGCCCTGGCGGACTGTCTCGACTGTCCGGACCTCTGGATTGTAGATCCGCTGGACGGCACCACGAATTTCGTCCACCAACTGCCCCTGAGCGTGGTCTCCATCGCGTATGCGCGCGATGGAGAGGTGCGCGTCGGCGTCGTCCTGGATCCGTATCGAGGCGAGTGGTTTTACGCGCTCCGCGGCCAAGGCGCGTATGCCGCGGGCCATCGCGACGTGGAGGCTTGGCTCGCCGCGCCGTCCGAGGATTGGCCGGGCAAACGCATGCGCGTGTCCGGCGTGTGCGATTTGCGGCGCGCGGTCATGGCGACGGGGCTCCCCGTTCGGCACCGCGATCGAACGCGTGTGATGCAACGAGCCGCAGACGTGATCGCCGAAGTCAAGAGCCTGCGAACGCTTGGAGCAGCCGCGTTGCACCTGGCTTACGTGGCCGCCGGGCGCATCGATGTCTTCTGGGAGTTCGATCTCAACGCCTGGGACATTGCGGCCGGGGCGCTTTTGGTTCAGGAGGCGGGCGGTGTTATCCAGTCGATGGAAGGCGAGCCCTATTCGCTCCGCGTGCGGGACGTGTGCGCGGGGTCCGATGGCGAGATGCTCCGGGCGCTCGGGGCTCGTCTTGTTTCGGAATAA
- a CDS encoding DUF3886 domain-containing protein, whose protein sequence is MAKRKPLKRRDDDGLDKPAYARGESTPQRQEEQDTPKRSTVQLEEALKGDVAEKLLALRASLEPKESNEGALRRPERLSARKADERRAEADVEEELSFEELLNPRDDSESFAALLEQSKLDWRFFKGDD, encoded by the coding sequence ATGGCCAAACGGAAACCCTTGAAACGGCGGGATGACGACGGGCTCGACAAGCCCGCCTATGCGCGGGGCGAATCCACGCCTCAACGCCAGGAGGAACAAGATACGCCCAAACGTTCGACGGTGCAGTTGGAGGAGGCCCTCAAGGGCGACGTGGCGGAAAAGCTCCTCGCGCTGAGGGCCTCGCTGGAGCCGAAGGAATCGAACGAGGGGGCGCTTCGAAGACCTGAACGTCTTTCGGCAAGGAAGGCCGATGAAAGACGTGCGGAGGCGGACGTGGAGGAGGAGTTGTCCTTCGAAGAGCTGCTCAATCCGCGTGACGACAGTGAGTCCTTTGCGGCGCTGTTGGAGCAATCGAAACTCGATTGGCGCTTCTTCAAGGGCGACGACTGA